DNA from Thermoplasmata archaeon:
TATATGAAGGTTGTCGCGAGGGCGGGTTTTTGTTGCGGTTCGTGTTCGGAGGGGTCGCATGGTCTTGTGGATCGGCGTGGACGATACGGACAGCCTACGAGGCATGTGCACGACGTTCCTCGCAACCGAAATCGTGCGCGAGCTGACGAAGGAATACGACCTCATCGGGTATCCCCGTCTCGTGAGGCTCAACCCGAACATCCCGTGGAAGACGCGAGGGAACGGCGCGATTTGCCTACGGGTGGGCCGAGGACGCGGAGTGCCGCGGTCCATCGGCCGCATCGAAACCACCGAGGTCCGTGCATATCCCCGCGGCGACGATCCCGCGAATCCCGGCCGAGTGGAGGCCGTCGTCGGCCGTCTCGTCGAACGGTGGTCTTGCCTCGACGACGAGACAACGAATCCCGGATTCGTGGTCTTGCACAGACAACCCGCCGTTCGCATGTATTGGCGTGCGGTCAGGGGAATCGTCGAAAAGACCGAGGCGCTCCAATCGGCGGCAGGGCTGGGTTGCATTCGGCAGTACAAGAACGGCCGCGGGGTCATCGGCGCGATCGCGGCGACCGCGTGGAGGCCCCGAGACCGAACATACGAAATCATGGCTTACCGCGAAACCGCACGGTGGGGTAGCCAGCGAAACATCGACTCCGAGTCCGTCGCGGACATGGACCTTCGCTTCCCATCGACGTTCAACAATCTCGACCGCGAGACCTTGCGGATCGCGATTGTCCCTCACTCCCCATGCCCCGTCCTCTTCGGCATCCGAGGAGAGGATCCGCAAGATCTGCCAGCCGCGGCACGCACGATCCGGGGCGAGGGTCCCGCCCGCCTGATGGTGTTCGAGACGAATCAGGGCACGGACGATCACGTAGTCCCGCGGCCGACCGACGATCCGCTTACGGCGGGCGTGTTCACCGGCAAGGTGACGTGCGCGCCGCACGCGATCCAAGGCGGTCATGTGATTTTTAGGATGGGAAAGCGAGAAGTCGTTGCCTACGAGCCGTCGAAGGGTTTCCGGAGAATCGTACGAGAACTGACACCGAACGACCGGCTTCGGGTTGTCGCCTCCGTCCGGGACCGACCTCGTGTCCTCAACCTCGAGAAGATGGGGATTATCGAACTGTCGAAGTCAGTCGAGAAAGTCGCGAATCCTCTATGCCTGTCCTGCGGTCGGCGCATGAAATCGCGCGGCCGGTCGGCCGGATTTCGGTGCGGCCGATGTCATCGGGTCGCACCGGTCGAGGCCGCAGCCTATCGCGTCGTGCCCCGTCACGTTCAGACCGGCTGGTATGAGCCCCCTGTGTGCTCGCGCCGCCACTTGAGCAAGCCGCTCAAACGAGGCGTTCCGAGGCCGTTCTAGTTCCACGGATGTCTCGCCCACGAGGTAGGGTCGCGGCCTTGTCGCCCAGAGGCCGGCGCGGTCTCCGCGTGCCGAATAAACGCCCTGCGGCGCTCGGCATCGGCGTGCCGAGTCCGGGAATTCGCCGCACACGCTCGAGGTATGTGACGACTCGGCTCAGTGGGATGATTACTGCGAGGTACATCACCGAAACCATGACGAACGCCTCAATCGGGTGACCGCTCGCCACGTCGTTCCCAAAGTGCTGGATCTCGTCGACACCTATGATGCTGACGATTGCGCTCGCTTTGAGGAGGCCGATCCATTCGTTGGCAAGAGGCAATGTCACGAGTCGAAGACTCTGGGGGAGCGTGATATGAAGGAAGATGCTCCAGCCCCGCATGCCGACCGACTTCGCTGCCTCGATTTGACCCTGGCCGACGGACTGGAACCCGGCCCGGAAGACCTCCGCTTGGTATCCGATCGTGTTGATCGTCAGCGCAAGGAGTCCGATGAACTCGAACAGTCGAGGCTGTCGCGGGAAGTTGTTGATTACGAAGAAGTACACGAGCCACATCTGGACAAAAAATGGCGTCCCTCGGATCCCCTCCGTGTAACCGGTCGCAATCCCGGACAGGGGAAGCATGACCGCGCGGACTATCCGTCCGCCGATGATGCGGAGTACCGCCCGCGGCGTGCCCCACAATTCTCGCGCGCGGCCGAAGGCGAGCGCCTCGCCGGTGCGTTTCCGCGTTAGAGAGACGCGATAGGCTCGGAGCATCCCCATCGGAATCGCGATGAGGAAACCGACGACGAATGGGACAGTCGTGAGGAAAAGCGAGAGATACAAAGGCGAGTCGATGAAGGGGACAACGAATCCGGGCCACCTTGAAGCCATGAACTGTAAGTCGACTAAGCCCACCTGAGCCATGACCAAGATGACGGCCGCGACCACAATCAGCGCGATGATCGCGATCGAGATCGAGTGCCAGTGCAAGGCGTCACGCAAGGCCTGCATGGTTGCCCGTCGAATTCGGTCAGGGACGTCTTGGCGGGGTTCCCCCGACATCCTCTCACCCCAGTATCCGGCTGACGAAAGCCTTCGTCCGCGGTTCGGTCGGGTGGTCGAAGATTTCGGACGGCGGTCCCTGCTCCACGATCTTGCCTTGATCCAGGAACGCGACCTCGTCTGCCACACTCTTAGCAAAACCCATCTCGTGCGTGACGACAACCATCGTCATCCCTTCGTCCGCAAGTTTCGCCATGACATCCAAGACCTCGTGGATGAATTCCGGATCCAACGCCGACGTCGGCTCATCGAAGAGCATGACCTTCGGATCCATCGCGAGGGCTCTCGCAATCGCGACCCGTTGTTGCTGCCCCCCCGAGAGCTGAGCCGGGTAAGCGGCGAGCTTGTCCCCAAGACCGACCCGTTCGAGTTCCCATCGCGCTTTCTTGGCCGCTTCTTTGGGATCCATTTTCAGGACTTTCGTGAGACCAAGGGTGACGTTGCGAAGGGCGGTTAGGTGTGTGAAGAGGTTGAACGACTGAAAGACCATTCCAATCTGTTGCCGTGCCCACTCTGGCCGGATGTCGGGAGACGTGATTCGTACACCCTCTAGGTACACGTCTCCGCTGTCGGGGACGACGAGCAGATTCAAACATCGAAGGAAGGTCGATTTGCCCGAACCGGACGGGCCGATGATGCACAAGACCTCCCCTTTCGTGACCTCCAGGCTGATTCCTCGGAGTACATGCAGGTCCGCGAATGACTTCTGGATATTCTCGGCTCGGATCATAGCTGCGCCGCTTCGAGACCTGGAACCTTGGACCGATTCTCTACGAATCGCACAATCCGAACGACGAAATATGTGAGGACGAAGTAAAGGAGAGCGATTTCGGTCCATATGATGAAGATCAGATTGAAGTCAATCGCGAGGGCGCCGTTTACCAGCACCCCGCCTATGAACGAGAGCTCGATTGCGCTAATGGCGGACAGCAAGGACGTATCTTTGATGACCGAACTGAACTCATTGCCCAGGGCCGGCAGCGACACGCGGAATGCCTGGGGGAAGACTACGTTGAAGAGGGTCGTCGATCGCGACAGACCCATCGCGTAGGCCGCTTCGATCTGGCCGGCAGGAACGGAAAGAAATCCCGCGCGCATGATTTCCGTCTGATATGAACCGGAATGAAATGCGAGCGCGAGTGCGCCCGCTGTCACGGCGAACTCCACGGGATTGTCGATGAAGAACAGGGAACGAATCATCTTCGTCGCGAGAAGGGAGCTGAACGAAATCAGGGTGATTGGAGGCATCGAGCGGAAGAACTCGACGTAGGTTCCGCCGACGGCCCTCGCGGTCCGTGAGGTCGATGTTCGGGCCCATGCCATGAGGAGCCCCATCGTGAACCCCACGGGAATGACCGCGCCCACCAACCAGAGAGTACCGGCGAATCCCCGGACGAGTGACGGAACAATGGATTCAGCGTACGCGAGACTGTAGACGCCGGACTGACCGAGCCATACGAGGAAAAGGAACGCGACGAGTGCGCCAACGAGTCCCACAATATTCCTCGCGAGCGTCCGCCGACTGAATCCGATCCGCCTCGCGTGGAGCAAGCGCCCATCGGATCGATGTGGCCAACCATCCGGCTTTCCCCCCTTGGAGGAGATAGCAATCACCTGTCGTCGCCTTTCCTCGGGCGCGGCGTAAGGAGCCAGGGAACGCCCGCGGGCTAGAAAAGGCATGGGGTTGGCCGACGCCAACCCGCACGAGCGCGCCTACGCGAACCATTTCTGGATTAGCGCATCATATGTCCCGTTCGCACGGAGGTTCGCGAGGGTCCGGTTTATCGAGGGTACGAGCTTCAGCGGGTCCCCATTCGCAACCGCAAATCCGTACAGCTCTCCGGTCGTGATTTGACCGGCCACGCGAAGGCCGCTGTTCGTTGCCCCCGCGTACGTCTTCGCAGGGTCGAGGTCGATGATCACGGCGTCAATCTGGCCTCCTTTCAGGGCCGCAATCTCGGTGTCGACCCGCTCGAAGACGACAATCTGTGTGTCGGGGTTCGTCATGTTGGGCCTCAGATAGGTATTCGCCCAATCGAGGCTTGTCGTCGCCTGCTGCACGCCGATTGTGTACGCCTTCAAGTCGTTGACCGTACACTCGGTCGCGCACGTGATCGCGGATGCGGTTTGGACGAGGACGCCTTGGTTCGCGTTGTAATATGGGTTCGAGAAGTCCATGGACGCGTTGCGCTCCGCCCCTTTCGAGCCGGACATCGTGATGGCGGCGACGGCCATGTCCACATTGCCAACCCCTACGTCTCCGAGAAGGTTCGGGAAGCTCGCGTATTGCCTGACCGCCATCGTCCAACCTAGGTCGTAGGCGACGTATGTCGCGAGGTCGATATCGAAGCCAACGAACTCACCCGTCGAGCTATTGAAGTCCTCGAATGGCGGGAACGGAACATTCGTGCCCACGACAAGGGTGGTTTTCGGGGGCGGCGGAGCACGGAAGACAAAGTAGCCGGCACCGAGTCCTACCAAGAACAACACGATCGCAACGGCGATTGTGACGACCGCCGAGACACCTTTGGCCCGCATCGCCGCGGGCGGCGCGCCTCCTCCCTCTGCCATGCCAGGTGCAAATGCGGCTCACTATTTGAAGCTCACCGGGGCGGAACGACTCGGACGACGTCCGAACACGTGATCGATGGCGGCCGATTTCATTCCGCTCGGCGGAAGCAGTCTTCGAGCACGTCGAGGCCCGCGTCGAGGACTTCTTTCGTAATGTTTAGCGCCGGAATGTATCGGATGCTCGATTCTCCGCAAGGCAGCAGGATCAGCCCGTGCTCGTAGGCGTCCTTTTCGATGCCGTCCCTCCGTTTTGGGTCCGGCCGCTTCGATGCGC
Protein-coding regions in this window:
- a CDS encoding tRNA(Ile)(2)-agmatinylcytidine synthase, yielding MVLWIGVDDTDSLRGMCTTFLATEIVRELTKEYDLIGYPRLVRLNPNIPWKTRGNGAICLRVGRGRGVPRSIGRIETTEVRAYPRGDDPANPGRVEAVVGRLVERWSCLDDETTNPGFVVLHRQPAVRMYWRAVRGIVEKTEALQSAAGLGCIRQYKNGRGVIGAIAATAWRPRDRTYEIMAYRETARWGSQRNIDSESVADMDLRFPSTFNNLDRETLRIAIVPHSPCPVLFGIRGEDPQDLPAAARTIRGEGPARLMVFETNQGTDDHVVPRPTDDPLTAGVFTGKVTCAPHAIQGGHVIFRMGKREVVAYEPSKGFRRIVRELTPNDRLRVVASVRDRPRVLNLEKMGIIELSKSVEKVANPLCLSCGRRMKSRGRSAGFRCGRCHRVAPVEAAAYRVVPRHVQTGWYEPPVCSRRHLSKPLKRGVPRPF
- a CDS encoding amino acid ABC transporter permease, with the translated sequence MSGEPRQDVPDRIRRATMQALRDALHWHSISIAIIALIVVAAVILVMAQVGLVDLQFMASRWPGFVVPFIDSPLYLSLFLTTVPFVVGFLIAIPMGMLRAYRVSLTRKRTGEALAFGRARELWGTPRAVLRIIGGRIVRAVMLPLSGIATGYTEGIRGTPFFVQMWLVYFFVINNFPRQPRLFEFIGLLALTINTIGYQAEVFRAGFQSVGQGQIEAAKSVGMRGWSIFLHITLPQSLRLVTLPLANEWIGLLKASAIVSIIGVDEIQHFGNDVASGHPIEAFVMVSVMYLAVIIPLSRVVTYLERVRRIPGLGTPMPSAAGRLFGTRRPRRPLGDKAATLPRGRDIRGTRTASERLV
- a CDS encoding amino acid ABC transporter ATP-binding protein, whose amino-acid sequence is MIRAENIQKSFADLHVLRGISLEVTKGEVLCIIGPSGSGKSTFLRCLNLLVVPDSGDVYLEGVRITSPDIRPEWARQQIGMVFQSFNLFTHLTALRNVTLGLTKVLKMDPKEAAKKARWELERVGLGDKLAAYPAQLSGGQQQRVAIARALAMDPKVMLFDEPTSALDPEFIHEVLDVMAKLADEGMTMVVVTHEMGFAKSVADEVAFLDQGKIVEQGPPSEIFDHPTEPRTKAFVSRILG
- a CDS encoding amino acid ABC transporter permease encodes the protein MPFLARGRSLAPYAAPEERRRQVIAISSKGGKPDGWPHRSDGRLLHARRIGFSRRTLARNIVGLVGALVAFLFLVWLGQSGVYSLAYAESIVPSLVRGFAGTLWLVGAVIPVGFTMGLLMAWARTSTSRTARAVGGTYVEFFRSMPPITLISFSSLLATKMIRSLFFIDNPVEFAVTAGALALAFHSGSYQTEIMRAGFLSVPAGQIEAAYAMGLSRSTTLFNVVFPQAFRVSLPALGNEFSSVIKDTSLLSAISAIELSFIGGVLVNGALAIDFNLIFIIWTEIALLYFVLTYFVVRIVRFVENRSKVPGLEAAQL
- a CDS encoding transporter substrate-binding domain-containing protein yields the protein MAEGGGAPPAAMRAKGVSAVVTIAVAIVLFLVGLGAGYFVFRAPPPPKTTLVVGTNVPFPPFEDFNSSTGEFVGFDIDLATYVAYDLGWTMAVRQYASFPNLLGDVGVGNVDMAVAAITMSGSKGAERNASMDFSNPYYNANQGVLVQTASAITCATECTVNDLKAYTIGVQQATTSLDWANTYLRPNMTNPDTQIVVFERVDTEIAALKGGQIDAVIIDLDPAKTYAGATNSGLRVAGQITTGELYGFAVANGDPLKLVPSINRTLANLRANGTYDALIQKWFA